In Mesotoga infera, the following proteins share a genomic window:
- a CDS encoding glycoside hydrolase — translation AWIEVKGKLGQWAEVREYLFSRITREVEEFKDLIQYWDVVNEPIVQPWFDSIGSDYIAESFRIVKETDPDAITVLNEYGVLVNERTRRAFISRARQLINEGTPIDVIGAEAHIFTAQDLLGQLRSLESIYLAIDELAQLGKPIHISEFQIPLPAVIDAFNVSISEAEEIQAEIARIFYKVFFSHSAVEVITYWNFYRAWQSGSGFLRDDLSTKPIFDELKRLIHEEWKTTVRLETDISGTVAFNGFAGKYEVSVESGALSETFIIDVKKGEKNEFTLVLGQ, via the coding sequence CGCCTGGATAGAAGTGAAAGGAAAGCTCGGTCAATGGGCAGAAGTACGGGAATATCTCTTTTCGAGAATCACCAGGGAAGTCGAAGAGTTCAAGGACCTCATTCAGTACTGGGATGTCGTCAATGAGCCTATTGTTCAACCCTGGTTCGACTCGATAGGTTCGGACTATATTGCCGAGTCGTTTAGAATCGTTAAGGAAACCGACCCCGACGCCATTACAGTACTAAACGAATACGGAGTGTTAGTGAATGAGCGGACCAGGCGAGCTTTCATTTCGAGAGCCCGACAACTCATAAATGAAGGAACTCCCATAGATGTGATTGGGGCCGAAGCGCATATTTTCACTGCTCAGGATCTACTTGGTCAGCTGCGATCCTTGGAAAGCATATATCTTGCGATTGACGAGTTGGCTCAGCTGGGGAAACCTATTCATATATCGGAGTTTCAGATTCCTCTTCCCGCGGTGATAGACGCTTTCAACGTCTCTATAAGTGAGGCCGAAGAGATACAGGCCGAGATCGCCAGGATATTCTACAAAGTCTTCTTCAGCCATTCGGCGGTCGAGGTAATAACGTACTGGAATTTCTACAGGGCGTGGCAGTCAGGCAGCGGATTTCTGCGCGACGATCTCTCGACAAAACCGATCTTTGATGAGTTGAAGAGGCTTATACACGAAGAATGGAAGACCACTGTCCGTCTCGAGACGGATATTTCGGGCACTGTGGCTTTCAACGGTTTTGCCGGTAAGTACGAGGTCTCGGTGGAAAGCGGAGCACTGTCAGAGACATTCATTATTGACGTTAAGAAGGGTGAGAAGAATGAATTCACCCTTGTTCTCGGGCAATGA